One region of Anaerolineae bacterium genomic DNA includes:
- a CDS encoding glycosyltransferase produces MTSRRRVLVVTNMYPTPQHPAFGTFVAEQVEALRRRGLEMDVLFINPRESKWNYARGPLWLRRRLAGNSYDLIHAHYVFCGLIAATQRRLPVVLTHHGIEVLAGWTAPLSRLASRLAQATIVTSPAMAQRLPGKPVVIPCGIDLELFRPMPQEEARRALGLPKEPKLVLFAGEPRPEKRLELAQAGVEALQARWSGPVELVIAAGQPHARIPLYMNACDVLVLVSDYEGSPMVIKEAMACGLPIVSTDVGDAAQVMGDTPGCYICRQDVEDIAEKLAMALAFGRRTDGRRRVEHLSLDAVAERIHAVYEETLRRHG; encoded by the coding sequence ATGACCAGTCGCCGGCGCGTGTTGGTCGTGACCAATATGTACCCGACGCCCCAGCACCCGGCCTTCGGCACCTTTGTGGCGGAGCAGGTCGAGGCCCTGCGCCGGCGGGGGTTGGAGATGGATGTGCTCTTCATCAACCCGCGGGAGAGCAAGTGGAATTACGCCCGGGGGCCGCTGTGGCTGCGCCGGCGCCTGGCCGGCAATTCCTATGACCTGATCCACGCGCATTACGTCTTCTGCGGGCTGATCGCCGCCACCCAGCGGCGCCTGCCGGTGGTGCTGACCCATCACGGCATCGAGGTGCTGGCCGGCTGGACGGCGCCGCTCTCCCGCCTGGCCTCCCGCCTGGCACAGGCCACCATCGTGACCTCGCCGGCGATGGCACAGCGCCTGCCCGGGAAGCCGGTGGTCATCCCCTGCGGCATTGACCTGGAGCTGTTCCGCCCCATGCCGCAGGAGGAAGCGCGGCGTGCGCTGGGCCTGCCGAAGGAGCCAAAGCTGGTGCTTTTCGCCGGCGAACCCCGACCCGAAAAGCGGCTGGAACTGGCGCAGGCCGGCGTGGAGGCCCTGCAGGCGCGCTGGTCGGGGCCGGTCGAGCTGGTCATCGCCGCCGGCCAGCCCCATGCCCGTATCCCGCTGTACATGAACGCCTGTGATGTGCTGGTGCTGGTGTCCGACTACGAGGGCTCGCCCATGGTCATCAAAGAGGCCATGGCCTGCGGCCTGCCCATCGTCTCCACCGATGTGGGGGATGCGGCCCAGGTGATGGGAGACACGCCGGGGTGTTACATTTGCCGGCAGGATGTGGAGGATATCGCGGAGAAGCTGGCCATGGCGCTGGCTTTTGGCCGGCGCACCGACGGCCGCCGACGTGTGGAACATTTGTCCCTGGATGCCGTTGCCGAACGGATTCATGCGGTCTACGAGGAGACACTGCGCCGTCATGGCTGA